In Palaemon carinicauda isolate YSFRI2023 chromosome 21, ASM3689809v2, whole genome shotgun sequence, the following proteins share a genomic window:
- the LOC137614891 gene encoding protein FAM200B-like — protein MHPSKLKKHLETAYKDKKDNPLDSFKKSLDEIQGRMTVNHMFTQKVAKVDRGMLASYKIANLIAKARKLHTIGESLIMPTVAVVLSTVMNQSPQEGMRFFAVLNSSMVCPREAPSDLIQR, from the exons atgcatcccagcaaactgaaaaagcatctggagactgcatataaagacaagaaagacaatcCGCTAGATTCCTTCAAGAAATCACTTGATGAgatccaaggaaggatgacagtgaatcatatgtttacccaaaaggtggcaaaagtagatagagggatgttggcttcttacaagatagcgaatttgattgcaaaagcacgTAAGCTTCATACTATcggtgaatctctgatcatgccgactgtggctgtagtgctttcaacagtcatgaatcagagtccacaagag ggaatgagattttTTGCTGTGCTGAATTCGTCCATGGTCTGTCCACGTGAAGCACCTAGTGACTTAATTCAACGATAA